The following are encoded together in the Dama dama isolate Ldn47 chromosome 29, ASM3311817v1, whole genome shotgun sequence genome:
- the LOC133048614 gene encoding interferon alpha-1-like, with amino-acid sequence MAPAWSLLLALLLLSCNSICSLGCHLPHTHSLANRRVLTLLRQLRRVSPSSCLQDRNDFAFPQEALGGSQLQRAQAISVLHEVTQHTFQLFSTEGSAAAWDQSLLDKLRTALDQQLTDLQACLRQEQGLQGAPLLKGDSSLALRKYFHRVTLYLQEKGHSPCAWEVVRAEVMRAFSSSTNLQERFRRKD; translated from the coding sequence ATGGCCCCAGCCTGGTCCTTACtcctggccctgctgctgctCAGCTGCAACTCCATCTGCTCTCTGGGCTGCCACCTGCCTCACACCCACAGCCTGGCCAACAGGAGGGTCCTGACGCTCCTGCGACAACTGAGGAGggtctccccttcctcctgcctgcaGGACAGGAATGACTTTGCATTCCCCCAGGAGGCGCTGGGTGGCAGCCAGTTGCAGAGGGCTCAAGCCATCTCTGTGCTCCACGAGGTGACCCAACACACCTTCCAGCTCTTCAGCACCGAGGGCTCGGCCGCTGCGTGGGACCAGAGCCTCCTGGACAAGCTCCGCACTGCACTGGATCAGCAGCTCACTGACCTGCAAGCCTGTctgaggcaggagcaggggcTGCAAGGGGCTCCCCTGCTCAAGGGGGACTCCAGCCTGGCTCTGAGGAAATACTTCCACAGAGTCACTCTCTATCTGCAAGAGAAGGGACACAGCCCTTGTGCCTGGGAGGTTGTCAGAGCAGAAGTCATGAGAGCCTTCTCTTCCTCAACAAACTTGCAGGAGAGATTCCGGAGGAAGGACTGA
- the LOC133048726 gene encoding interferon omega-1-like: MALLRKHGIREPTSRFSRRHLHQPSISLIFPMAFMHSLLMALVLVSYGPGGSLGCDLSLNQVLAATEKNLTFLDQMRRLSPHLCLQERKDFAFPEEMVEGGQLQEAQAISVLHKMLQQTFNVFNTKRSSAAWDTTLLKQLCTGLVQRLADLYDCWQQVTGEEDSALGRTGPTDAVRRYFQGIHVYLNEKEYSDCAWEIVRMDIRRAFSLFINQLAGKVKNVGWRLI, encoded by the coding sequence ATGGCTTTGCTTAGAAAGCATGGCATCAGAGAACCTACCTCAAGGTTCAGCAGACGCCATCTCCATCAGCCCAGCATCAGCCTCATCTTCCCCATGGCCTTCATGCATTCTCTACTGATGGCCCTGGTGCTGGTCAGCTACGGCCCTGGAGGATCCCTGGGCTGTGACCTGTCTCTGAACCAAGTGCTGGCTGCCACTGAGAAGAACCTCACTTTCCTGGACCAAATGAGGAGACTCTCCCCTCACCTCTGTCTGCAGGAGAGAAAAGACTTCGCTTTTCCCGAGGAGATGGTGGAGGGCGGCcagctgcaggaggcccaggccatCTCTGTGCTCCACAAGATGCTCCAGCAGACCTTCAATGTCTTCAACACAAAGCGCTCCTCTGCTGCCTGGGACACCACCCTCCTGAAGCAGCTCTGCACTGGACTTGTTCAGCGGCTGGCTGACCTGTATGACTGTTGGCAGCAGGTGACGGGAGAGGAAGACTCTGCCCTGGGAAGGACGGGCCCCACAGATGCCGTGAGGAGGTACTTCCAGGGAATCCATGTCTACCTGAATGAGAAGGAATACAGCGACTGTGCCTGGGAAATCGTCAGAATGGATATAAGgagagccttctctctcttcatcaACCAGCTTGCAGGAAAGGTTAAGAATGTAGGATGGAGACTGATCTGA
- the LOC133048727 gene encoding interferon omega-1-like, producing the protein MVEGSQLQEAQAISVVHKMLQQSFNLFDTAFSAAWDTTLLKQLHTGLLEQLADLDDCWQQVTGEEDSALGRTDPTQPVTSYFQGIHVYLNEKEYSDCAWEIVRMDIRRAFSLFINQLAR; encoded by the coding sequence ATGGTGGAGGGCAGCcagctgcaggaggcccaggccatCTCTGTGGTCCACAAGATGCTCCAGCAGAGCTTCAACCTCTTCGACACTGCCTTCTCTGCTGCCTGGGACACCACCCTCCTGAAGCAGCTCCACACTGGACTGCTTGAGCAGCTGGCTGACCTGGATGACTGTTGGCAGCAGGTGACGGGAGAGGAAGACTCTGCCCTGGGAAGGACAGACCCCACACAGCCCGTGACATCGTACTTCCAGGGAATCCATGTCTACCTGAATGAGAAGGAATACAGCGACTGTGCCTGGGAAATCGTCAGAATGGATATAAGgagagccttctctctcttcatcaACCAGCTTGCAAGATAG